From a single Nymphaea colorata isolate Beijing-Zhang1983 chromosome 4, ASM883128v2, whole genome shotgun sequence genomic region:
- the LOC116252148 gene encoding 60S ribosomal protein L7-2-like → MGEDGKSGAAVVPESVLKKQKRLEEWNLAKKQVMEAARKKNAEKRKLIFKRAQEYAGEYEANDKELIRLKREAKLRGGFYVNPEAKLLFIIRIRGINAMHPKTRKILQLLRLRQIFNGVFLKVNKATMNMLHKVEPYVTYGYPNLKSVKELIYKRGFGKLNNQRIPLTDNAIIEQALGKFGIICIEDLIHEIMTVGPHFKEANNFLWPFKLSAPSGGLKKKRNHYVEGGDAGNREDKINELIRRMN, encoded by the exons TGGGTGAAGACGGTAAAAGTGGAGCCGCCGTCGTTCCGGAGTCTGTGTTGAAGAAGCAGAAGAGGCTTGAGGAATGGAATCTGGCAAAGAAGCAAGTGATGGAAGCAGCGAGGAAGAAAAACGCTGAGAAGAGAAAGTTGATCTTCAAGAGGGCTCAGGAATACGCGGGAGAGTACGAGGCGAAT GATAAGGAACTGATTAGATTAAAGCGCGAAGCGAAATTGCGGGGAGGCTTTTATGTTAATCCGGAAGCGAAGTTGCTCTTCATTATCAGGATTAGAGG TATCAACGCTATGCATCCCAAGACTAGAAAGATTTTGCAGTTGTTGCGTCTGCGCCAG ATATTCAATGGTGTTTTCCTGAAGGTGAACAAGGCTACTATGAATATGTTACACAAGGTTGAGCCTTATGTGACCTATGG CTATCCTAATTTGAAGAGCGTGAAGGAGCTGATTTACAAGAGGGGATTTGGAAAATTGAATAACCAACGGATTCCATTGACGGACAATGCCATTATAGAGCAG GCCTTGGGTAAGTTCGGGATAATATGCATCGAAGATCTTATTCACGAGATTATGACTGTGGGCCCTCATTTCAAGGAAGCAAACAACTTCCTGTGGCCATTCAAGCTCAGTGCTCCATCTGGTGGcctgaagaagaagagaaatcatTACGTGGAGGGAGGTGATGCTGGTAACCGTGAAGACAAGATCAACGAGTTGATTAGGCggatgaattaa